In a single window of the Anaerocolumna cellulosilytica genome:
- a CDS encoding RNA-binding S4 domain-containing protein, translating to METIKLREEYIKLGQALKAGGLVGSGVDAKFVIQDGLVKVNGIVETQRGKKLYDGDVVEYNDETIRIEK from the coding sequence ATGGAAACCATCAAACTAAGGGAAGAGTATATAAAATTAGGTCAGGCATTAAAGGCTGGAGGTCTGGTAGGTTCCGGTGTTGATGCCAAGTTTGTCATACAGGATGGTTTGGTAAAAGTAAATGGAATCGTAGAAACCCAAAGAGGGAAAAAGTTATATGACGGCGATGTAGTAGAATATAACGATGAGACCATCCGTATTGAAAAATAA
- the recF gene encoding DNA replication/repair protein RecF (All proteins in this family for which functions are known are DNA-binding proteins that assist the filamentation of RecA onto DNA for the initiation of recombination or recombinational repair.): protein MYIKTLELKDYRNYNTLFMDFHDRINILYGDNAQGKTNILESIYVCATTKSHKGSKDREIIKMDKEESHIRLHVERDGVIHKIDMHLKKNKPKGVAINGIPIKKTSELFGIVNIVFFSPEDLSIIKNGPAERRRFIDLELCQIDKVYLYNLANYNKIITQRNNLLKQISFNRKLLDTLSIWDMQLVEYGTKIMERRDSFISQLNEIVYEIHKKLSGNKEHLRIQYEPNVAVKDFKSKLENTLERDIATKMTNYGPHRDDISFFNGSQDLRKFGSQGQQRTSALSLKLAEIELVKIVTKDKPILLLDDVLSELDRNRQTHLLNSIHDIQTIITCTGLEEFIANRMEFDKTYRVVEGTVTDENTLSLDFIHRKTGGNL, encoded by the coding sequence ATGTATATCAAAACCCTTGAATTAAAAGATTATCGGAATTACAATACTCTTTTTATGGATTTTCATGACAGAATAAATATCCTTTATGGAGATAATGCCCAGGGGAAAACTAATATTCTTGAGTCAATATATGTCTGTGCCACGACAAAGTCCCATAAGGGAAGCAAAGATCGAGAAATAATCAAGATGGATAAAGAAGAATCTCATATCCGGCTGCATGTAGAGCGGGATGGGGTTATTCACAAAATAGATATGCATTTGAAAAAAAACAAGCCAAAAGGTGTCGCAATTAATGGTATCCCCATTAAAAAAACAAGCGAATTATTTGGTATTGTTAATATTGTGTTTTTTTCTCCGGAAGATTTAAGCATTATTAAAAATGGTCCGGCTGAACGAAGAAGATTTATTGATTTAGAACTTTGTCAAATAGATAAGGTTTATTTATATAACCTGGCAAATTATAATAAAATTATTACCCAAAGGAATAATTTATTAAAACAAATCAGTTTTAACAGGAAATTATTGGATACACTTAGTATATGGGACATGCAGCTGGTAGAGTATGGAACTAAAATCATGGAAAGACGTGATTCGTTTATTTCACAGCTAAATGAAATTGTCTATGAAATACATAAAAAGTTATCCGGTAATAAAGAACATCTAAGAATACAGTATGAGCCTAATGTAGCAGTTAAAGACTTTAAGAGCAAATTGGAAAACACCTTGGAACGGGATATTGCAACCAAGATGACAAATTATGGTCCTCACAGGGATGATATCAGTTTCTTTAATGGCTCCCAAGACTTACGTAAGTTCGGCTCTCAAGGGCAGCAGAGGACTTCGGCCTTATCTTTAAAACTTGCAGAAATAGAACTGGTAAAAATAGTAACAAAAGATAAGCCGATTCTATTACTGGATGATGTATTATCAGAATTAGATAGAAACAGACAAACTCATTTACTTAACAGTATTCATGATATACAGACAATTATTACCTGTACAGGTCTGGAGGAATTTATCGCTAACCGGATGGAATTCGATAAAACTTACCGAGTTGTAGAGGGAACGGTTACAGATGAGAATACTTTATCATTGGATTTCATCCATAGAAAAACAGGAGGCAATTTATGA
- the gyrB gene encoding DNA topoisomerase (ATP-hydrolyzing) subunit B, whose amino-acid sequence MSAEYGADQIQILEGLEAVRKRPGMYIGSTSSKGLHHLVYEIVDNAVDEALAGICDRIDVTINKDNSITVIDNGRGIPVGINHKKGIPAVEVVFTILHAGGKFGGGGYKVSGGLHGVGASVVNALSEWLEVTIHLDGKVHKQRYERGKVVYPLKEIGETDRTGTTVTFLPDKEIFEETVYDYDILKQRLREMAFLTKDLKIVLSDDREEPVVTKEFHYAGGIKEYVDYLNKNKDPLYSDILYCEGNKDSVYVEVAMQHNNSFNESCYSFVNNITTPEGGTHLAGFKNALTKTFNDYARNQKFLKDNETNLTGEDIREGLTAIVSIKIPEPQFEGQTKQKLGNSEARGAVDSIVSEQLTYFLEQNPTVAKIILEKAILAQRARDAARKARDLTRRKSALEGMSLPGKLADCSDKDPKNCEIYIVEGNSAGGSAKTARSRATQAILPLRGKILNVEKSRLDKILVNNEIKAMITAFGTGISDDFDISRLRYHKIIIMTDADVDGAHISTLLLTFFYRFMPELIKQGYVYLAQPPLYKVERNKVVRYVYSDDELNQLLTELGRDGNNKIQRYKGLGEMDSDQLWDTTMDPEKRVLLKVIYDEENSSEIDLTFTTLMGDKVEPRREFIEANAKYVKNLDI is encoded by the coding sequence ATGAGTGCAGAATACGGTGCAGATCAAATCCAAATATTGGAGGGCTTAGAAGCGGTTAGGAAAAGGCCTGGTATGTATATTGGCAGTACCTCTTCAAAAGGCCTGCATCATTTAGTTTACGAAATTGTTGATAATGCAGTTGATGAAGCATTGGCAGGAATTTGTGACAGGATTGATGTAACAATAAATAAAGACAATTCTATAACTGTAATTGATAACGGCAGAGGTATACCGGTAGGGATTAACCATAAAAAGGGAATACCTGCTGTTGAGGTCGTGTTTACTATTCTACATGCCGGAGGAAAATTCGGTGGTGGAGGATATAAAGTGTCCGGTGGACTTCATGGTGTAGGTGCGTCTGTAGTTAATGCATTGTCTGAATGGTTAGAAGTAACAATTCATCTCGATGGTAAAGTTCATAAGCAAAGATATGAGCGAGGCAAGGTAGTCTATCCACTAAAAGAAATAGGTGAAACTGACAGAACCGGCACCACAGTTACTTTTTTACCGGATAAAGAAATTTTCGAAGAAACGGTTTATGATTACGATATATTAAAACAGCGTTTAAGAGAGATGGCTTTCTTAACAAAGGACTTAAAGATAGTGCTTTCCGATGATAGGGAGGAGCCTGTAGTTACGAAAGAATTTCATTACGCTGGAGGAATTAAGGAGTATGTGGACTATTTAAACAAAAATAAAGATCCACTTTATTCTGATATTCTTTATTGTGAAGGGAACAAAGATTCGGTTTATGTAGAAGTTGCTATGCAGCATAATAATTCATTTAACGAAAGCTGTTATAGTTTTGTAAATAATATAACTACGCCGGAAGGTGGTACCCACTTAGCTGGGTTTAAAAATGCACTTACTAAGACATTCAATGATTATGCCAGAAATCAGAAGTTTTTAAAAGACAATGAAACGAATCTCACCGGAGAAGATATCAGGGAAGGTTTGACGGCTATTGTCAGCATAAAGATCCCAGAACCTCAGTTCGAGGGACAGACAAAACAAAAATTAGGAAACAGTGAGGCAAGAGGTGCTGTAGACAGTATCGTAAGTGAACAGCTTACATACTTTTTAGAACAAAACCCAACTGTTGCAAAAATAATTCTAGAAAAAGCAATTCTGGCTCAGCGCGCCAGAGATGCTGCAAGGAAGGCAAGGGATTTAACAAGAAGAAAATCTGCATTAGAAGGCATGAGCCTCCCGGGAAAATTAGCAGACTGCTCCGACAAAGATCCAAAAAATTGTGAAATCTATATCGTTGAGGGTAACTCTGCGGGCGGTTCAGCAAAAACTGCCAGATCCAGAGCAACCCAGGCTATTTTACCTCTCAGAGGTAAAATTCTTAACGTAGAAAAATCAAGGCTTGATAAAATTTTAGTCAACAATGAGATAAAAGCAATGATAACGGCATTTGGAACAGGGATATCAGATGATTTTGATATTAGTAGATTGCGTTATCACAAAATTATTATTATGACTGATGCGGACGTTGACGGAGCTCATATCAGTACACTTTTACTCACCTTCTTTTACCGTTTTATGCCTGAACTTATCAAACAAGGTTATGTATATCTTGCTCAACCACCGTTGTACAAGGTAGAACGAAACAAAGTGGTAAGATATGTTTACAGCGATGATGAATTAAATCAGCTCCTTACAGAACTTGGGAGAGATGGAAATAATAAAATACAGCGATATAAAGGGCTAGGCGAAATGGATTCCGACCAGCTTTGGGATACAACTATGGATCCGGAAAAAAGAGTACTGTTAAAGGTTATATACGATGAGGAAAATTCTTCGGAAATAGATTTAACTTTTACAACTCTAATGGGTGATAAAGTGGAACCACGAAGAGAATTTATTGAAGCAAATGCAAAATATGTAAAGAATTTAGATATTTAG
- the gyrA gene encoding DNA gyrase subunit A → MDENIFDKVHEVDLKKTMETSYIDYAMSVIAARALPDVRDGLKPVQRRILYAMIELNNGPDKPHRKCARIVGDTMGKYHPHGDSSIYEALVKLAQDFSTRYPLIDGHGNFGSVDGDEAAAMRYTEARLSKISMEMISDINKDTVNFIPNFDETEKEPTVLPSRYPNLLVNGTSGIAVGMATNIPPHNLREIVNAVLKMIDNTISEDRDTTLEELLEIVKGPDFPTGATILGTRGINEAYRTGRGKIRVRAVTDIEAMPNGKNRIVVTELPYMVNKARLIEKIAELVKDKKIDGITELRDESDRTGMRICIELRRDVNANVLLNQLYKHTQLQDTFGVIMLALVDNEPRVLNLHDMLHYYILHQEEVVTRRIRYDLNKAEERAHILKGLLIALDNIDEVINIIRSSKNGNIAKERLIERFALSEAQAQAIIDMRLRALTGLERERLETEYAELMEKIAEYKAILADHKKLLAVIREELTVIMDKFGDDRRTSIGYDEYDLSTEDLIPNENTVLAMTRLGYIKRMTVDNFKSQHRGGKGIKGMQTIDEDFIEDLLMTTTHHYIMFFTNKGRVYRLKAYEIPESGRTARGTAIINLLQLLPEERITAIIPLKEYQNNKYLFMATKKGIVKKTPIKEYENIRKSGLQAINLREDDDLIEVKATNNQKDIILVTKHGQCIRFNEKDVRKTGRTSMGVIGMNLEDNDEIIGMQLSTQGKYLLFVSEKGMGKRTDMDEFTVQRRGGKGVKCYKITEKTGYVIGVKAVDEENEIMIITTGGIIIRLMVNGISNLGRITSGVKLIDMSEDITVASFAKVRDNEKTTEEEVIKQLEQELENEIVADTQSAEASEEDDEDYDTEFDEEAESITEQPEEEE, encoded by the coding sequence ATGGACGAGAATATCTTTGATAAGGTTCATGAGGTTGACCTTAAAAAGACAATGGAAACATCATACATTGATTATGCCATGTCTGTTATCGCAGCCCGTGCACTTCCGGATGTAAGAGATGGTCTCAAACCGGTACAAAGAAGAATACTATATGCAATGATAGAGCTTAACAATGGTCCTGACAAACCCCACAGAAAATGTGCCCGTATTGTCGGTGATACTATGGGTAAGTATCATCCTCATGGTGACAGCTCTATCTATGAGGCCTTGGTAAAACTGGCACAGGATTTTTCAACCAGATATCCTTTGATTGACGGGCATGGAAATTTTGGGTCAGTTGATGGTGATGAAGCTGCCGCGATGCGTTACACAGAAGCCCGCTTAAGTAAAATTTCCATGGAGATGATTTCTGACATCAACAAAGATACCGTTAATTTTATTCCTAACTTTGATGAGACAGAAAAAGAACCAACGGTTCTTCCCTCCAGATATCCAAATCTATTGGTAAACGGTACTTCTGGTATTGCAGTAGGTATGGCAACTAATATACCGCCCCATAACTTAAGGGAAATTGTTAATGCTGTCCTGAAAATGATTGATAATACCATAAGCGAAGATAGAGATACTACGTTAGAAGAGTTATTAGAAATTGTAAAAGGACCTGATTTTCCTACTGGTGCAACCATATTAGGTACTAGAGGAATCAATGAAGCTTACCGAACCGGCCGTGGAAAAATAAGAGTAAGAGCAGTTACGGATATTGAAGCCATGCCTAATGGTAAAAACCGTATTGTTGTTACAGAGTTACCCTACATGGTAAATAAAGCAAGATTGATTGAAAAAATTGCTGAATTGGTAAAAGACAAGAAAATAGACGGGATTACTGAGTTAAGAGATGAGTCAGACCGCACCGGCATGAGAATATGTATTGAACTCAGAAGAGATGTCAATGCCAATGTTTTGTTAAATCAATTATATAAACATACACAATTGCAGGATACGTTTGGTGTAATTATGCTGGCGTTAGTAGATAATGAGCCAAGGGTGTTAAACTTGCATGATATGCTTCACTACTATATTCTTCATCAGGAAGAAGTAGTAACCAGAAGGATCAGATATGATTTAAATAAAGCAGAAGAAAGAGCCCATATTTTAAAAGGTTTATTAATTGCACTTGATAACATTGATGAAGTAATTAATATTATCCGTTCTTCAAAAAACGGAAATATCGCCAAAGAACGCTTAATTGAACGTTTTGCTTTATCAGAAGCACAAGCACAGGCAATTATTGACATGAGATTGCGAGCTCTGACAGGTCTGGAAAGAGAAAGACTGGAGACAGAATACGCTGAACTTATGGAAAAGATAGCTGAATACAAAGCGATTCTTGCTGATCATAAAAAATTGCTTGCAGTAATCAGGGAAGAGCTAACTGTAATCATGGATAAATTCGGTGATGACAGAAGAACTTCTATTGGTTACGATGAATATGATTTGTCAACAGAAGATTTGATTCCAAATGAAAATACTGTTCTTGCTATGACACGGTTGGGCTACATAAAGAGAATGACGGTAGATAATTTTAAAAGCCAGCACCGTGGAGGAAAAGGAATAAAGGGTATGCAGACCATTGATGAAGACTTTATCGAAGATTTATTAATGACCACTACCCATCACTATATTATGTTTTTTACGAATAAAGGACGAGTATATAGATTAAAAGCATATGAAATTCCAGAATCCGGAAGAACAGCAAGAGGAACAGCCATTATTAATTTACTGCAATTATTACCCGAGGAAAGAATAACCGCAATCATACCTCTAAAGGAATACCAGAATAATAAATACTTATTCATGGCAACAAAAAAAGGTATTGTAAAGAAGACACCTATAAAAGAATACGAAAATATTAGGAAGTCCGGTCTACAGGCCATTAATCTAAGAGAAGATGATGATCTAATTGAAGTAAAAGCAACCAATAATCAAAAAGATATCATTTTGGTTACGAAGCATGGACAGTGTATAAGGTTTAATGAGAAAGATGTTAGAAAAACCGGTCGTACTTCCATGGGTGTTATTGGTATGAATCTAGAAGACAATGATGAAATTATCGGTATGCAATTAAGCACGCAGGGGAAATATTTACTTTTCGTATCAGAAAAAGGAATGGGAAAACGGACCGACATGGATGAGTTTACTGTTCAGAGAAGAGGCGGAAAAGGTGTTAAGTGCTATAAGATCACAGAAAAAACAGGATATGTTATCGGTGTAAAAGCGGTAGATGAAGAAAATGAAATTATGATTATAACTACAGGAGGTATAATTATACGTTTAATGGTAAACGGAATATCAAACCTTGGACGTATTACCTCAGGTGTTAAGCTGATTGATATGAGTGAAGATATTACGGTAGCAAGTTTTGCTAAAGTAAGAGATAACGAAAAAACGACCGAAGAAGAAGTAATAAAACAATTAGAGCAAGAATTAGAAAATGAAATCGTTGCTGATACACAGTCTGCGGAAGCTTCTGAAGAGGATGATGAAGATTATGATACAGAATTTGATGAAGAAGCAGAAAGTATTACGGAACAACCAGAAGAGGAAGAATAG
- a CDS encoding fumarate hydratase, whose translation MKIIHTDEITKHIKEMCIEANLQLTPDMEKAIKGALEDEKSKLGKQILKQLEENMEIAKKENIPICQDTGMTIVFFKLGQEVRLEGIPLEEAINEGIRQGYQEGFLRKSVVGDPLLRENTKDNTPGIIHYEIIPGDDIEIIVAPKGFGSENMSRIYMLKPADGTEGVKNAVLETVKMAGPNACPPIVVGVGIGGSFEKAAYLSKKALTRNMNEQSSIEHIKNLEEELLEEINTLGIGPGGLGGKNTALGVKIETYPTHIAGLPVAVNICCHVNRHISRRI comes from the coding sequence ATGAAGATAATTCACACAGATGAAATAACAAAACATATTAAAGAAATGTGTATTGAAGCAAATTTGCAACTAACACCAGATATGGAAAAGGCTATAAAAGGAGCTTTAGAGGATGAAAAATCAAAATTAGGAAAACAGATTCTGAAACAATTGGAAGAAAATATGGAAATTGCCAAAAAAGAAAACATTCCAATCTGTCAGGATACCGGAATGACTATTGTTTTTTTTAAACTAGGACAGGAGGTAAGGCTTGAAGGTATTCCTCTGGAAGAAGCGATTAATGAAGGTATAAGGCAAGGGTATCAGGAAGGATTTTTGAGAAAATCAGTCGTGGGGGACCCGTTGCTTCGTGAGAATACTAAGGATAATACACCCGGAATCATCCACTATGAGATAATCCCTGGGGATGATATCGAGATAATAGTTGCCCCTAAAGGGTTTGGCAGTGAAAATATGAGTAGAATATATATGTTAAAACCAGCTGATGGTACAGAAGGTGTAAAAAATGCAGTACTAGAAACTGTAAAAATGGCTGGACCTAATGCCTGTCCTCCAATTGTAGTAGGAGTTGGAATCGGTGGAAGTTTTGAAAAAGCAGCTTATCTTTCAAAAAAGGCATTAACAAGGAATATGAATGAACAATCATCCATTGAACACATAAAAAATCTAGAGGAAGAGCTCTTAGAAGAAATTAATACTTTAGGAATTGGACCAGGTGGGCTTGGCGGTAAAAATACTGCGCTTGGTGTTAAGATAGAAACATATCCGACCCATATAGCAGGACTGCCGGTAGCAGTTAATATTTGCTGTCATGTTAATAGACATATATCCAGAAGAATATAA
- a CDS encoding Fe-S-containing hydro-lyase, producing MDRYIKVPLTEDVTQELQAGDYVYITGFIYTARDAAHKRLYECIEKGERIPLNLENNVIYYLGPTPERTGQIIGSAGPTTSSRMDKYTPLLLEEGLKGMIGKGKRSPEVISSIIKNKSVYFAAVGGAGALLSKKIKYSKIVAYEDLGTEAIRELYVEDFPVIVIIDSQGNNLYETAVEDYLNTTK from the coding sequence GTGGATAGATATATTAAAGTACCTCTAACAGAAGATGTAACACAGGAACTACAGGCTGGGGATTATGTATATATAACGGGATTCATTTACACGGCAAGAGATGCAGCCCATAAAAGACTTTATGAATGTATAGAAAAAGGAGAAAGAATTCCTCTTAATCTTGAAAATAATGTGATTTATTATTTAGGACCGACACCGGAAAGAACAGGGCAGATTATTGGTTCGGCAGGACCTACCACCAGCAGCAGAATGGATAAGTATACTCCGCTACTATTAGAAGAGGGATTAAAAGGTATGATTGGTAAGGGAAAAAGAAGTCCGGAAGTGATAAGTTCTATTATTAAAAATAAAAGCGTTTACTTTGCTGCAGTTGGAGGAGCAGGCGCTTTATTATCAAAAAAAATTAAATATTCAAAGATAGTAGCATATGAGGACCTGGGAACAGAGGCCATAAGAGAATTATATGTAGAAGACTTTCCTGTTATAGTAATAATTGATTCTCAGGGAAATAACTTGTATGAAACTGCGGTAGAAGATTATTTGAATACTACAAAATAG
- a CDS encoding transposase yields the protein MRLNKNTNHNYTVRQLKLPLEIEKLIDISDPVYTFCEVMDHIDLSKYFVEKGYRTGRPRCDEQKLLKVVLFAFMEHGICSLREIEKLCRNDIRYMYLLDGMKAPSFATFGNIIRNKLTDSIEQIFLDVNTYIFEKNHVDLEHTYIDGTKIEANANRYTWVWKKSCTKNRGKVYKKISMLIDAMNQDVLGYFGVKLDKRDEYAVEYVSELLERYKNATNLVESTFVSGCGHRKSLQQKQYQELEGYLDRLKTYAHHIEVCGNERNSYSKTDYDATFMRIKRDYMGNDQLLPAYNLQTAICDEYIAVVDVKPYASDMECFVPLMEKFNEIYGHYPKYPVADAGYGSYNNYLYCEEHGMEKYMKFTMFKKEISDKKYHENPYRAVNFKRDENENLICPNGKTFHFKSKQHVYKNKYGRTEEIYECESCEGCQFKNDCCPKASKNRTIRMNQELTSIHQEVITNLESIHGALLRMNRSIQAEGTFGILKWDKSYKRLFRRGEKNVILELTLISCGFNLYKYHNKKQRNKLAA from the coding sequence ATGCGACTAAATAAAAACACCAATCATAATTATACAGTACGACAGCTAAAATTACCATTGGAAATTGAAAAACTAATTGATATATCTGATCCAGTATATACTTTCTGTGAGGTAATGGATCACATCGACCTATCAAAATATTTTGTAGAGAAAGGCTACAGAACAGGTCGTCCAAGATGTGATGAACAGAAACTCCTCAAAGTGGTACTCTTTGCTTTCATGGAACACGGAATCTGCTCTCTGCGGGAAATCGAAAAACTTTGCAGAAATGATATCCGGTATATGTATCTTCTTGATGGCATGAAGGCGCCTTCATTTGCTACATTTGGCAACATCATCCGAAATAAACTTACTGATTCCATTGAACAGATTTTTTTGGATGTGAATACATATATTTTTGAAAAGAATCATGTCGACCTGGAACACACCTACATTGATGGGACAAAAATAGAGGCAAATGCAAACCGCTATACCTGGGTATGGAAAAAGTCCTGTACAAAAAACCGAGGAAAGGTTTATAAAAAGATATCCATGCTGATTGATGCAATGAACCAGGACGTATTAGGGTATTTCGGTGTAAAACTTGATAAGAGAGACGAGTATGCTGTTGAATATGTATCGGAACTCTTGGAAAGGTACAAGAATGCAACAAATCTGGTGGAATCCACGTTTGTATCTGGTTGTGGTCATAGAAAAAGTCTTCAGCAAAAACAATATCAGGAATTAGAGGGATATCTAGATCGATTAAAGACATATGCACATCATATAGAAGTCTGTGGCAATGAAAGAAACAGTTATTCCAAAACCGATTACGATGCCACTTTTATGCGCATAAAACGGGATTATATGGGCAATGATCAGCTTCTCCCAGCGTACAATCTACAGACCGCTATCTGTGATGAGTATATAGCGGTAGTTGATGTAAAACCATATGCATCTGATATGGAATGCTTTGTTCCTTTGATGGAAAAATTCAATGAAATCTATGGTCATTATCCAAAGTATCCAGTTGCAGATGCAGGCTATGGTTCCTATAATAACTATCTTTACTGTGAAGAGCATGGAATGGAAAAGTATATGAAATTTACCATGTTCAAAAAGGAAATATCCGATAAGAAGTATCACGAAAATCCATATCGTGCAGTCAACTTTAAAAGAGACGAGAATGAAAATTTGATATGCCCAAATGGAAAGACTTTTCACTTCAAAAGCAAACAACATGTCTATAAAAACAAATATGGCAGAACCGAAGAAATCTATGAATGTGAATCATGTGAAGGCTGCCAATTTAAAAACGATTGTTGTCCTAAGGCAAGCAAAAACAGAACCATTCGAATGAATCAGGAATTAACCTCGATACATCAAGAGGTAATTACAAACCTTGAATCAATACATGGCGCACTGTTGAGAATGAATCGTAGTATTCAGGCAGAAGGAACATTTGGCATTTTAAAATGGGATAAGTCCTACAAAAGATTATTTCGAAGAGGTGAGAAAAACGTAATTCTTGAACTCACACTGATTTCTTGTGGTTTTAATCTTTATAAATATCATAATAAAAAGCAGAGAAACAAGTTGGCTGCATAA
- the fsa gene encoding fructose-6-phosphate aldolase: MKFFIDTANVEDIKKANEMGVICGVTTNPSLIAKEGRNFVEVIKEIASIVDGPISGEVKATTVDAEGMIAEGREIAKIHPNMIVKIPMTVEGLKATKVLASEGIKTNVTLIFSANQALLAARAGATYVSPFLGRLDDISSPGIDLIRTISEIFEIYELDTEIIAASVRNPIHVTDCALAGADIATVPYSVIEQCTKHPLTDQGIEKFQKDYKAVFGE; the protein is encoded by the coding sequence ATGAAGTTTTTTATTGACACAGCAAATGTAGAAGATATTAAAAAAGCAAATGAAATGGGTGTTATATGTGGTGTTACTACAAATCCATCTTTAATTGCAAAAGAAGGAAGAAATTTTGTTGAAGTAATTAAAGAGATTGCATCTATTGTGGATGGACCAATCAGCGGAGAAGTTAAAGCAACTACAGTTGATGCAGAAGGAATGATTGCGGAAGGTAGAGAAATAGCCAAAATTCATCCTAATATGATTGTAAAAATACCTATGACCGTAGAAGGTTTAAAAGCTACCAAGGTACTTGCTAGTGAAGGTATTAAGACAAATGTCACATTAATATTTTCAGCAAATCAGGCACTTCTTGCGGCTAGAGCCGGAGCAACTTATGTTTCACCATTCTTAGGCCGTCTGGATGATATTTCTTCTCCTGGTATTGATTTAATCAGAACCATATCCGAAATATTCGAAATATACGAATTAGATACAGAAATTATTGCAGCAAGTGTTCGTAATCCAATCCATGTTACTGACTGTGCTTTGGCAGGTGCTGATATTGCCACAGTACCTTATAGCGTAATTGAACAATGCACGAAACACCCATTAACAGATCAGGGTATTGAAAAGTTCCAAAAGGATTATAAGGCAGTATTTGGGGAATAA